In Erigeron canadensis isolate Cc75 chromosome 7, C_canadensis_v1, whole genome shotgun sequence, one DNA window encodes the following:
- the LOC122607748 gene encoding probable isoaspartyl peptidase/L-asparaginase 2, which produces MAWAIAVHGGAGVDPNLPMERQKQAKQLLTRCLNLGIDALRSSASAIDVVELVIRELESDPLFNSGRGSALTENGTVEMEASIMDGPGRRCGAVSGLTTVKNPISLARLVMDKSPHSYLAFSGAEKFAKQMGVETVENDYFITKDNVEMLKLAKEANSIVFDYRIPKVGYESCATEIQSPIRMNGLPINLYAPETVGCVVVDSQGRCAAATSTGGLLNKKTGRIGDSPLIGAGTYACDLCGVSCTGEGEAIIRGTLAREVGAVMEYKGLGLQDAVDFVIEERLDEGKAGLIAVSKTGEVAYGFNCVGMFRGCATENGFMEVGIWD; this is translated from the exons ATGGCTTGGGCTATAGCAGTACATGGGGGTGCCGGAGTTGACCCTAATCTTCCGATGGAACGTCAAAAACAAGCGAAACAACTTCTCACCCGTTGCCTCAATCTTGGAATCGATGCTCTTCGTTCTTCCGCATCCGCCATTGATGTCGTTGAACTCGTT ATACGTGAACTGGAATCAGATCCACTGTTCAATTCTGGTCGTGGATCTGCATTGACCGAGAATGGAACAGTGGAAATGGAAGCAAGTATAATGGATGGTCCTGGTAGACGATGTGGTGCTGTTTCGGGACTTACAACCGTGAAGAATCCGATATCATTAGCTCGTCTAGTCATGGACAAGTCACCACATTCCTATCTTGCATTTTCTGGTGCCGAGAAATTCGCAAAAcaaatg GGTGTGGAAACTGTGGAGAATGACTACTTCATTACCAAAGACAATGTTGAAATGCTCAAGTTAGCAAAGGAGGCCAATTCGATTGTG TTCGATTACAGGATCCCAAAAGTTGGCTACGAATCATGTGCAACGGAAATCCAAAGTCCAATACGAATGAACGGGCTTCCAATCAACCTCTACGCACCCGAGACAGTAGGGTGCGTAGTAGTGGATAGCCAAGGCCGTTGCGCAGCCGCAACCTCAACAGGCGGGctactaaataaaaaaacaggACGGATAGGCGACTCGCCACTTATAGGAGCCGGGACCTACGCATGTGATCTATGTGGAGTTTCGTGCACCGGTGAAGGGGAAGCTATAATACGTGGAACTCTTGCACGAGAAGTAGGCGCGGTTATGGAGTACAAAGGGTTGGGGTTGCAAGATGCGGTAGACTTTGTGATCGAAGAAAGGTTAGATGAAGGGAAAGCTGGGTTGATTGCGGTGTCGAAAACCGGTGAGGTGGCTTATGGGTTTAATTGTGTTGGGATGTTTAGAGGGTGTGCTACTGAGAATGGGTTCATGGAAGTTGGTATTTGGGATTGA